From a single Brassica napus cultivar Da-Ae chromosome C9, Da-Ae, whole genome shotgun sequence genomic region:
- the LOC125592612 gene encoding myrosinase-like has translation MKLHGLALIGYLIAVVSCKAIEECQENEPFTCRNTDQLSSKNFPKDFIFGVASAAYQVEGGRGRGLNVWDGFTHRYPEKGGSDLGNGDTTCESYTRWQKDIDIIDELNATGYRFSFAWSRIIPKGKVSRGVNKGGLEYYHKLIDGLIAKNITPFVTLFHWDLPQTLQDEYEGFLNRTVIDDFRDYADLCFKEFGGKVKNWITINQLYTVPTRGYAIGTDAPGRCSPEVDEKCYGGNSSTEPYIVAHNQLLAHAAAVDVYRTKYKFQKGKIGPVMITRWFLPFDKTDQASRDAANRMKEFFLGWFMEPLTKGRYPDIMREIVGSRLPNFTEAEAELVAGSYDFLGLNYYTTQYAQPKPNPVTWANHTAMMDPGAKLTYNNSRGENLGPLFVKDEKNGNAYYYPKGIYYVMDYFKNKYNNPLIYITENGFSTPGKETREEAVADSKRIDYLCSHLCFLRKVIREKGVNIKGYFAWALGDNYEFCKGFTVRFGLSYVNWTDLNDRNLKKSGKWYQSFINGTTKNPAKQDFRRPNLSLRNQKKNLADA, from the exons ATGAAGCTTCATGGACTAGCCTTGATAGGTTATCTAATTGCTGTGGTGAGTTGCAAAGCTATTGAGGAATGCCAAGAGAACGAGCCATTCACATGTAGAAACACTGATCAGTTAAGCAGTAAAAATTTCCCAAAAGACTTCATATTCGGTGTTGCTTCTGCTGCTTACCAG GTGGAAGGGGGCAGAGGACGTGGTCTTAACGTTTGGGATGGCTTCACTCACCGATACCCAG AGAAGGGAGGATCCGATCTTGGGAATGGAGACACTACTTGTGAGTCATACACGAGATGGCAG AAAGATATAGACATCATAGACGAACTCAATGCTACTGGCTACAGATTCTCATTTGCATGGTCAAGAATCATTCCAA AAGGAAAGGTGAGTAGGGGAGTGAACAAAGGAGGTCTCGAATACTACCACAAACTCATAGATGGCCTCATCGCGAAGAATATAACCCCTTTTGTTACCCTCTTTCACTGGGACCTTCCTCAAACACTGCAAGACGAGTATGAAGGTTTCTTGAACCGCACCGTCAT AGATGACTTTAGAGATTATGCGGATCTATGTTTCAAGGAATTTGGTGGAAAGGTGAAGAACTGGATCACGATCAACCAGCTGTACACAGTGCCTACGAGAGGCTATGCAATCGGAACAGATGCACCCGGTCGATGTTCTCCGGAGGTTGATGAGAAATGTTACGGCGGAAATTCTTCAACAGAACCTTATATAGTTGCACATAACCAGCTTCTTGCTCATGCTGCGGCGGTCGATGTTTACAGGACAAAATATAAG TTCCAAAAAGGGAAGATCGGACCAGTGATGATAACCAGATGGTTTCTTCCATTTGATAAGACTGACCAAGCCAGCAGAGATGCAGCTAATAGGATGAAAGAATTCTTCTTGGGATG GTTCATGGAGCCGCTAACAAAGGGTAGATACCCAGACATCATGAGGGAAATTGTGGGTAGTCGGCTTCCCAATTTCACGGAAGCAGAAGCGGAACTCGTTGCGGGTTCATATGATTTTCTTGGTCTCAACTACTACACCACTCAGTACGCCCAGCCAAAACCTAACCCAGTTACATGGGCAAATCACACTGCCATGATGGACCCAGGCGCAAAGCTCACAT ATAACAATTCCCGTGGTGAAAATCTTGGTCCACTG TTCGTTAAAGACGAAAAAAACGGGAATGCCTATTACTACCCAAAAGGCATTTATTACGTTATGGACTACTTCAAAAACAAATACAATAACCCTTTGATCTATATCACTGAGAACG GATTTAGTACTCCCGGTAAAGAAACCCGTGAGGAAGCTGTTGCTGATTCCAAGCGGATCGATTATCTCTGCAGTCATCTATGTTTTCTCCGCAAGGTCATCAG GGAGAAGGGTGTCAACATAAAAGGATACTTTGCATGGGCTCTTGGAGATAATTATGAATTCTGCAAAGGTTTTACCGTTAGATTCGGACTTAGTTACGTTAACTGGACAGACCTCAATGATAGAAATCTCAAAAAATCTGGCAAATGGTACCAAAGCTTTATTAACGGTACCACTAAGAACCCTGCCAAACAAGATTTCCGCCGCCCAAACCTCTCCCTCCGCAACCAGAAGAAGAACCTCGCAGATGCATGA